One region of Chryseobacterium sp. C-71 genomic DNA includes:
- a CDS encoding FMN-binding glutamate synthase family protein has translation MRDKFLSWGLVLVVATWVVALLIKAHYWIPILLTAVYALGVYNTYQTKHAILRNFPVLGYFRYFFEDISPEMQQYFIERETDGKPFPRNQRSAVYRRSKNLSDTVPFGTQLEVNHRKYEGIKHSIYAKSPKEELPRVLVGGEQCTQPYNASLFNISAMSFGALSDRAQISLNRGAKKGNFYHNTGEGGISPHHMEGGDLCWQIGTGYFGCRDDEGKFNPELFTKYSTLPNVKMIEIKLSQGAKPGHGGVLPGVKNTPEIAKIRHVQPGLTIVSPPSHSSFSDAAGLLKFVQHLRELSGGKPVGFKLCIGDTKEFEDICVQMNVLKIYPDFITVDGAEGGTGAAPPEFSDGVGMPLEPALIFVNKTLKNYNVRNKLRVIASGKVLTSLDILRAVAMGADMCNNARGFMFSLGCIQALRCNNNNCPTGVATQDKMLIKGLDVTDKAERVYHFHKNTLHTCNELIAAAGRSSYDEVDASMFMRGDEFEHLSDKYFPDILGNVR, from the coding sequence ATGAGAGATAAGTTTTTATCTTGGGGATTGGTGTTGGTTGTTGCGACATGGGTCGTAGCATTACTCATCAAAGCACATTATTGGATTCCAATACTTTTAACGGCAGTTTATGCATTGGGAGTTTACAATACCTATCAAACGAAACATGCAATTCTTAGAAACTTTCCTGTTCTGGGATATTTCAGGTATTTTTTTGAAGACATTTCTCCCGAAATGCAGCAGTATTTTATCGAAAGAGAAACTGATGGGAAGCCTTTTCCAAGAAATCAACGTTCGGCAGTCTATAGACGCTCAAAAAACCTGAGTGATACTGTACCTTTCGGAACTCAGTTAGAAGTCAATCACAGAAAGTATGAGGGAATTAAACATTCAATTTATGCTAAATCTCCTAAAGAAGAGCTTCCAAGAGTTTTAGTGGGTGGTGAACAGTGTACACAGCCTTATAATGCATCGTTATTTAATATTTCGGCAATGAGTTTTGGTGCACTAAGCGACAGAGCTCAAATTTCTTTAAACCGAGGCGCAAAAAAAGGAAATTTCTATCATAATACTGGTGAAGGTGGAATTTCTCCGCATCACATGGAAGGCGGAGATCTATGCTGGCAAATTGGTACGGGATATTTCGGATGCAGAGATGATGAAGGAAAATTTAACCCGGAATTATTTACAAAATATTCAACACTTCCAAATGTGAAAATGATTGAGATTAAATTGTCTCAAGGCGCAAAACCTGGTCACGGTGGAGTTTTACCGGGAGTGAAAAACACACCTGAGATTGCAAAAATCCGTCACGTACAACCTGGTTTAACGATAGTTTCACCTCCATCACATTCATCATTTTCTGATGCTGCTGGTTTATTGAAATTTGTTCAGCATTTAAGAGAACTTTCAGGCGGAAAACCTGTTGGTTTCAAATTATGTATCGGTGATACCAAAGAGTTTGAAGATATTTGCGTTCAGATGAATGTATTGAAAATTTATCCTGATTTTATTACAGTTGACGGAGCAGAAGGTGGAACAGGAGCAGCACCGCCGGAATTTTCTGATGGAGTAGGAATGCCTTTAGAACCAGCTTTGATTTTTGTAAATAAAACATTGAAGAATTATAATGTCAGAAATAAACTTAGAGTGATTGCCAGCGGAAAAGTTCTGACAAGTTTAGATATTTTACGAGCAGTTGCAATGGGAGCTGATATGTGTAATAATGCGAGAGGATTTATGTTTTCTTTAGGTTGCATTCAAGCGTTGAGATGTAATAATAACAATTGCCCGACAGGTGTCGCAACGCAAGATAAAATGTTGATTAAAGGTCTTGATGTGACGGATAAAGCGGAGAGAGTGTATCATTTCCACAAAAATACGTTGCACACTTGTAATGAATTGATTGCAGCTGCAGGAAGAAGTTCCTACGACGAAGTTGATGCCTCAATGTTTATGCGAGGTGACGAATTTGAGCATCTTTCAGATAAATATTTCCCGGATATCTTAGGGAATGTGAGATAG
- a CDS encoding RNA-binding S4 domain-containing protein, translated as MRIDKFLWSIRFYKTRSIATDEIKKNRVAIGASVVKSSKEVKEGDVIKIRKNQIDYKIKVIQIPKSRIGAKLVSLHIKDVTDKEQYELLKLRKMSQSYYRDRGEGRPTKKDRREIDGYTENDIDSDFTDWDDFFGESDSEKEEEKES; from the coding sequence ATGAGAATAGATAAATTTTTATGGAGTATTCGTTTTTACAAGACCAGAAGTATTGCTACCGACGAGATCAAAAAGAACAGAGTAGCAATAGGAGCATCGGTTGTAAAGTCGTCTAAAGAGGTAAAAGAAGGAGATGTCATTAAAATCCGTAAAAATCAAATTGACTATAAAATAAAAGTCATTCAAATCCCAAAAAGTAGAATTGGGGCTAAATTAGTTTCGCTTCATATCAAAGATGTCACAGATAAAGAACAGTATGAGCTGCTTAAATTGAGAAAAATGTCTCAGAGCTATTACCGAGACCGAGGTGAAGGAAGACCTACCAAAAAGGATAGGAGAGAGATTGACGGCTATACAGAAAATGATATAGATTCAGATTTTACAGATTGGGACGACTTTTTTGGAGAGAGCGATTCAGAAAAAGAAGAGGAGAAAGAATCATAA
- a CDS encoding shikimate kinase, translating to MIISLVGYMGSGKSHISKILSEKIDFKLIDLDREISKRNKLTIPEIFEKKGEIYFRKQEREILEELLATEENIILSLGGGTPVYYNNMEIINHNSKSIFLRTSINTLIERISKQKEKRPLIANISDENLPEFIAKHLFERNEFYSKAQFIIGTDSKEPEEIMNEIIEKLYL from the coding sequence ATGATAATTTCACTAGTCGGATACATGGGAAGTGGCAAATCTCACATTTCCAAAATTTTAAGCGAAAAAATAGATTTTAAATTAATTGATCTCGATAGAGAAATTTCTAAGCGAAATAAATTAACGATCCCTGAAATCTTCGAAAAAAAGGGAGAAATCTACTTTCGTAAGCAGGAAAGAGAAATTTTAGAAGAGTTATTAGCTACAGAAGAAAATATTATTCTGAGCTTAGGAGGAGGAACGCCTGTTTATTACAATAATATGGAAATCATCAACCATAATTCTAAAAGTATCTTCCTTAGAACGTCTATCAATACTTTAATTGAAAGAATTTCTAAACAAAAAGAAAAACGACCTTTGATTGCCAATATTTCAGACGAAAATCTCCCCGAGTTTATTGCCAAACATTTATTTGAAAGAAATGAGTTTTACAGCAAAGCTCAGTTCATCATTGGTACTGATTCTAAAGAACCGGAAGAAATCATGAACGAGATTATCGAAAAACTGTATTTATGA
- the panC gene encoding pantoate--beta-alanine ligase yields the protein MEVLKNKKTLQDFIERQREMGKKIGFAPTMGALHNGHLSLYEAARAENDLVISSIFVNPTQFNNAEDLKKYPRDTNRDIKILETSGLVDAVYIPEVQDIYPEKAESQHYDFDGLENEMEGKSRPGHFDGVGTVVEELFRQVRPDNAYFGEKDFQQLAIIKKMTEKKKLLINIHGVDIYRAENGLALSSRNQRLTEKRREDSKVIYETLVKVNDWFRTVSIPEIKERVKDIFDDQVGMQMEYFMIADENTLKETDFFYKDKSYRAFIVVMVDGVRLIDNIHLD from the coding sequence ATGGAAGTTCTAAAAAACAAAAAAACGCTTCAGGATTTTATTGAAAGACAGAGAGAAATGGGTAAGAAAATAGGTTTCGCTCCCACCATGGGTGCGCTACATAATGGTCACCTCTCCTTATACGAAGCTGCCAGAGCAGAAAACGACTTGGTTATTTCTTCGATATTTGTGAATCCTACACAGTTTAACAATGCTGAAGATTTGAAAAAATATCCTCGAGACACCAACAGAGATATCAAGATCCTTGAAACATCTGGTTTGGTGGATGCCGTTTATATTCCGGAAGTACAAGATATTTATCCTGAAAAAGCAGAAAGTCAGCATTATGATTTTGACGGTTTGGAAAATGAAATGGAAGGGAAATCACGTCCCGGACATTTCGATGGTGTGGGAACCGTGGTTGAAGAACTTTTCAGACAGGTAAGACCAGACAATGCGTATTTTGGCGAAAAAGATTTTCAGCAGCTGGCGATTATTAAGAAAATGACCGAAAAGAAAAAACTCCTCATCAACATTCACGGAGTTGATATTTACAGAGCAGAAAACGGGTTAGCACTGAGCTCAAGAAATCAAAGACTTACTGAAAAACGAAGAGAAGATTCAAAAGTAATTTATGAAACTCTTGTAAAAGTGAATGATTGGTTCAGAACAGTTTCGATTCCTGAGATCAAAGAAAGAGTGAAAGATATTTTTGACGACCAGGTTGGAATGCAGATGGAGTATTTTATGATTGCGGATGAAAACACTCTGAAAGAAACCGATTTCTTTTATAAAGATAAATCGTACAGAGCATTCATTGTAGTGATGGTAGACGGAGTGAGATTAATCGATAATATACATTTAGATTAA
- a CDS encoding glycogen/starch synthase has protein sequence MPNQKILYITTEMYPYQEDTNLGTVVNKMALKMHQEGNDVRVFMPRFGQISERKFQLHEVIRLSGMNIIINDLDQPLIIKVASLPGERLQVYFIDNEEYFKRKQYYFDDEGVGFTDNDERAIFFARGVIETIKKLNWVPDVIHLNGWMASFIPVYLKTFYQSDTYFKDAKIVLSLYNEKDAPLDKSIVEKLQFDNISGLEALNTPSFQSFVIESMKYVDEVVKGDEFLEGDLDKAFNETSTAKSEYLDIDSINKLY, from the coding sequence ATGCCCAATCAGAAAATACTGTACATTACCACAGAGATGTACCCTTATCAGGAAGATACAAACTTAGGAACAGTGGTAAACAAAATGGCACTTAAAATGCACCAAGAAGGCAATGATGTAAGAGTTTTTATGCCACGATTTGGACAAATAAGTGAAAGAAAATTTCAGCTGCATGAGGTAATCCGTCTTTCTGGGATGAATATTATCATCAACGATCTTGATCAGCCTCTAATTATAAAAGTAGCTTCTCTTCCGGGAGAAAGACTTCAGGTTTATTTTATCGATAATGAAGAATACTTCAAAAGAAAACAATACTATTTTGATGACGAGGGCGTAGGTTTCACGGATAATGACGAGCGTGCAATTTTCTTTGCAAGGGGCGTTATCGAAACAATCAAAAAATTAAACTGGGTACCAGATGTTATTCACCTGAATGGTTGGATGGCTTCTTTCATTCCTGTTTATTTAAAAACATTCTATCAGTCTGACACTTATTTCAAAGATGCAAAAATTGTTCTTTCATTATATAATGAGAAGGATGCTCCTTTGGATAAAAGTATCGTAGAAAAATTACAGTTTGATAATATTTCGGGATTAGAAGCGTTAAATACTCCAAGCTTTCAAAGTTTTGTGATTGAAAGTATGAAGTATGTAGATGAGGTTGTAAAAGGTGATGAATTCTTAGAAGGAGATCTAGATAAAGCTTTTAACGAAACTTCTACTGCAAAATCCGAATATTTAGACATAGATTCTATCAATAAACTATATTAA
- a CDS encoding DUF4270 family protein, protein MKKAFTILSMVIFGGMLVYNCEPDPDSLGEQLFLDGAAEGNEVPYDVIAYNISNNDSVRSDASKLGLATLGAFNEGQFGMQKASYYTQLRLAAYDPDFGTNAVVDSVVLVIKPTYASDSLTTTTDESYVYPDGAVAAKKVVNTYRATKYGRTKANGGNLTVKVQEVTEFLNGYSDIAYSNKNYAVNLNASEQLGSKTFNGSVNSIAITKDSDNSSLFSSEAGFRIPLKPEFFQTKIINKKGQPELKDVASFIRYFRGLKISVEENDGYLVQFSPSSVELIMYYKSDKVENGTTTRPQTKYAFSIGNGNAHIGNYVYNRIGSEVEKVVPNTTTGDAKLFAQGMGGNSIGIKFSPTEIDNLRKLYNDKKAAIVSAKIRMYTDNVAWNNKYKKPTLLTIVQKDKDTDNKETTNFTNDLLLLSATPNFAYLRAYDLDKNPAYYDFTVTQSLKEIVEAGANYANKYFKIDMGNFLQSSTGNTLAGYQFTSRPFSTDRAVFIGSDPLNAKKIQLRVTYGTK, encoded by the coding sequence ATGAAAAAAGCCTTCACTATACTTTCAATGGTGATTTTTGGAGGAATGTTGGTTTACAATTGCGAACCTGATCCGGATTCTTTAGGTGAACAATTATTTTTAGATGGCGCTGCAGAGGGTAATGAAGTTCCTTACGACGTTATCGCCTATAATATTAGTAATAATGACAGTGTAAGAAGTGATGCTTCGAAATTAGGGCTCGCTACTTTAGGAGCCTTTAATGAAGGTCAGTTTGGGATGCAGAAAGCATCTTATTACACACAGTTGAGATTGGCTGCTTATGATCCTGATTTCGGAACGAATGCAGTAGTAGACTCTGTAGTATTGGTTATAAAACCTACTTATGCATCAGATTCTTTGACAACTACAACTGACGAAAGTTATGTTTATCCTGATGGCGCAGTAGCTGCTAAAAAAGTAGTGAATACTTATCGTGCAACCAAATATGGAAGAACTAAGGCTAATGGTGGAAATCTAACGGTTAAAGTACAAGAAGTTACTGAGTTTTTAAATGGTTATAGTGATATTGCCTATTCTAATAAAAATTACGCAGTAAATTTAAATGCAAGTGAGCAATTGGGTTCTAAAACCTTTAATGGTTCTGTAAATTCTATTGCCATAACAAAAGATTCAGATAACAGCTCGCTGTTTTCTTCAGAAGCTGGTTTTAGAATACCGTTGAAACCAGAGTTCTTTCAAACAAAGATCATTAATAAAAAAGGTCAGCCTGAGTTGAAAGATGTAGCAAGTTTCATCAGATATTTCAGAGGTTTGAAAATTTCAGTTGAGGAAAATGACGGATATTTAGTGCAGTTTTCGCCTTCATCGGTTGAATTGATTATGTACTATAAATCTGACAAAGTAGAAAACGGTACCACTACAAGACCACAGACAAAGTATGCATTTTCAATAGGAAACGGAAACGCACATATTGGAAATTATGTATATAATCGAATCGGATCTGAAGTTGAAAAAGTAGTACCCAATACAACAACTGGTGACGCTAAGCTTTTCGCTCAAGGAATGGGAGGTAATTCTATCGGAATTAAATTTTCTCCTACAGAAATAGATAATTTGAGAAAATTATATAATGATAAAAAAGCAGCTATTGTTTCTGCTAAAATCAGAATGTACACAGATAATGTTGCTTGGAATAATAAGTATAAAAAACCAACCTTATTAACGATTGTACAAAAAGATAAAGATACTGATAATAAAGAGACGACTAATTTTACAAATGATTTATTATTATTGTCAGCAACACCTAACTTTGCTTATTTAAGAGCTTACGATTTAGATAAAAATCCTGCATATTATGATTTTACAGTCACTCAATCTTTGAAAGAAATTGTAGAGGCTGGGGCAAATTATGCTAATAAATATTTCAAAATTGATATGGGGAACTTCTTGCAGTCTTCTACAGGAAATACTCTAGCAGGATATCAATTTACATCTAGACCTTTCTCTACAGATAGGGCAGTATTTATAGGATCTGACCCTTTAAATGCTAAGAAGATTCAGTTAAGAGTTACTTACGGTACAAAATAA
- the glmS gene encoding glutamine--fructose-6-phosphate transaminase (isomerizing) produces the protein MCGIVGYTGFQDAYEIVINGLRRLEYRGYDSAGIVLEGENNSFNVEKTKGKVDDLVNISGQLKGIAKVGMGHTRWATHGIPSDRNSHPHVSNNGKIAIVHNGIIENYDTIKIMLTDKGYTFKSETDTEVLVNLIQYFTELNTETDFPTAVRYALNEVYGAYAITVMHEDYPGVLVVGRLGSPLAIGIGEQEYFIASDASPFVEFTKEAIYLEEGHMAILSLENGVDIRTINDNSKIVPEIQELKLNLEQIEKGGYEHFMLKEIFEQPKSIHDTMRGRLLVEEGIIKMAGIWDHLEKFKNANKITIIACGTSWHAGLIGEYLIEEFARIPVEVEYASEFRYRNPIITDKDVVIAISQSGETADTMAALKLAKERGAFIYGICNVVDSSIARITDAGSYTHAGPEIGVASTKAFTAQLTILSLIALKLGKHNGNLGNAEFMSLAAELNAIPKKIEEVLESTHELTQSIAKDFINATNFLYLGRGYNYPAALEGALKLKEISYIHAEGYPAAEMKHGPIALIDENMPIVIIAPKKGHYDKIVSNVQEIKARKGKVIAVVNKGDTQVSAMADYVIEIPETSECFSPIVASVPLQLLAYYIAVYRGANVDQPRNLAKSVTVE, from the coding sequence ATGTGCGGAATAGTTGGTTATACAGGTTTTCAAGACGCCTATGAAATTGTCATTAATGGTCTTAGAAGATTAGAGTATAGAGGATATGACAGTGCCGGAATTGTTTTAGAAGGTGAAAACAATAGTTTTAACGTAGAAAAAACCAAAGGTAAAGTTGATGACCTTGTTAATATCTCTGGTCAGCTAAAAGGAATTGCAAAAGTAGGTATGGGGCATACACGTTGGGCAACACATGGTATTCCTAGTGATAGAAATTCTCATCCTCATGTCTCTAATAACGGAAAAATAGCAATCGTTCACAATGGTATTATAGAAAATTATGATACCATCAAGATAATGCTTACTGATAAAGGATATACTTTCAAATCAGAAACGGATACTGAAGTTTTGGTTAATTTGATTCAATATTTTACAGAATTAAATACAGAAACAGATTTTCCTACTGCTGTAAGATATGCTTTAAATGAAGTATATGGTGCTTACGCAATTACGGTAATGCACGAAGATTATCCTGGAGTTTTGGTTGTGGGAAGATTAGGTTCTCCGCTAGCAATCGGAATTGGCGAGCAGGAATATTTTATTGCTTCAGATGCTTCTCCTTTCGTAGAGTTTACAAAAGAAGCCATTTATTTAGAAGAAGGTCACATGGCAATTCTTTCTTTAGAAAATGGAGTGGACATCAGAACAATCAACGATAACTCTAAAATCGTTCCTGAAATTCAGGAGCTTAAATTAAATTTGGAGCAAATCGAAAAAGGCGGATATGAGCATTTTATGCTTAAAGAAATCTTTGAACAGCCAAAATCAATTCACGATACCATGAGAGGAAGACTCCTTGTGGAAGAAGGAATTATTAAAATGGCCGGAATTTGGGATCACCTTGAGAAATTCAAAAATGCAAACAAAATTACCATTATCGCTTGCGGTACATCATGGCATGCAGGTCTTATTGGCGAATATTTAATTGAAGAATTTGCAAGAATTCCTGTTGAAGTAGAATATGCTTCAGAGTTCAGATACAGAAATCCAATTATTACAGATAAAGATGTAGTAATCGCAATCTCTCAGTCAGGAGAAACTGCCGATACAATGGCAGCTTTAAAATTGGCAAAAGAGAGAGGTGCATTTATTTACGGTATTTGTAATGTAGTTGATTCTTCAATTGCAAGAATTACCGATGCAGGTTCTTACACGCATGCAGGGCCTGAGATTGGTGTTGCTTCTACAAAAGCATTCACTGCTCAGCTTACGATTTTATCGCTCATCGCATTGAAGTTAGGAAAGCATAACGGGAACTTAGGAAATGCAGAATTCATGAGCTTAGCAGCTGAATTAAATGCTATTCCTAAAAAGATTGAGGAAGTTTTAGAATCTACTCACGAATTAACACAAAGCATTGCCAAAGATTTTATTAACGCAACCAATTTCCTTTATTTAGGAAGAGGTTACAATTATCCTGCAGCATTAGAAGGTGCATTGAAATTGAAAGAAATTTCTTACATCCATGCAGAAGGTTATCCGGCAGCAGAAATGAAGCACGGACCTATTGCGTTAATTGACGAAAATATGCCGATTGTAATCATTGCTCCTAAAAAAGGTCATTATGATAAAATTGTAAGCAATGTACAGGAAATTAAGGCTAGAAAAGGGAAAGTTATTGCAGTTGTCAATAAAGGTGATACTCAGGTAAGTGCTATGGCAGATTACGTTATTGAGATTCCTGAGACTTCTGAGTGTTTTTCACCCATTGTTGCCTCTGTTCCTTTACAGTTACTTGCTTACTACATAGCAGTTTATAGAGGTGCAAACGTTGATCAGCCGAGAAACCTTGCAAAATCTGTAACTGTAGAGTAA